Part of the Miscanthus floridulus cultivar M001 unplaced genomic scaffold, ASM1932011v1 fs_786_3_4, whole genome shotgun sequence genome, TGGTTCGTAGCTAAGCCTTGATTCAGACAAAGTTGTGCATATTTTAACATGTAGTGTATTGGGGGGATGTTAGTTATTACCTCAACTTGTCTTTGCAGGGACTGAACATAGTTGATGATCTCGTCAAGCATTACTGCCTTCCCAGTGACCTGGATTTCAAGGGATAGAGATGTTCATTCGCAATGAAAATCAACATAAAAACACACAAGTTCCCTTTTTTCTTTTGTGCTAGATAGACCTACTTTGCTGCAGCCAGGAACAAGGTCCTGCAGAAGCTTCATCCTCTCGCTAATCTTCTCCCTCCTCAACTGCAGAAAAGATGCAACAACCAGAGTTTTCAGGACCATTCATGTCAATTTCAGAACGATCCAAGGTTCCACAGCAAACGGTAAACATTGGGGTGTCACCCTTTGATCAAATCCGTACCCTTTCTGCTAGGCTGTGGTTGTTGGTTGCCTGTCCGCGCCGTGCTCGGACATGAATGTAGTCTTCCTTCTGGGACTCGGAGGTCTCTTTCGCTCCCTTCCCTTTCGACTTGCCGGGTCCGGTGGTTGTTGCCGGGCTGCTCTCCTCGCCTTTGTCCTTGCTGTGCACGCTCTCGTTTGCTGAGTCGGCGGGCAGGTTGGCCGACTGAACCTGATCGCCTCCCATCACCTTTCATCATACAGAACACGCACAGATGTATCCATCCATTTTAACTTAGCTACATCGATCCTCGACAGGTTTTTGAAACGACAGTGGAAAAGTTGCAGACACAAGCAGCAAGCAAGAAGAGCGCTCACCTCGTTAGGCCTTCTCCTCTTCTTGGAGTCCGACGTCCCCTTGGACGAGCAGTCCCCACCAGCAGCCTCCGAGCTCAGCACCCCATCTTGCCCGTTCCGGCCGAGCTCCGGCTCGCCCTTGTCGTTGCCGTCCTTCCTCTGGTGATCCAACAGCGCCTCCGAGGAGCCACTGAACGCGTTGTTCATGGGCTGATGATCAGCTGCGCCGTAGCCAGCGGTAGCGGCCATcaccccgccaccgccgccgccgaagcAGGACGCCCGCGCGGCGCGCTCGATGAAGCCGGAGTCCACGGGGAAATGGCCGAGGCCCTGCGGGAGGAAACCGGGGACCGGCGCCAAGAAGCCGCCACCGCCCCGCGCGGCCGACATGGCGCCGACGTCGGAGAGCGCCATGGCCTGGGAGGTGGACGCCCACAGGCCGGCGGACGCGAAGGCGGAGTCCATCATGGGAACCTGCTGcgcctgctgctgcggcggcgcgcACGAGAAGGCGGCGGCGCTGAATTGGGTCTCCCACTCCACCGGGATGCCGGCGGCGCCGGAGGACGCGTTGCCCTCCATCCCTTTCTCGCCGCTCTCGTTCATGTCCATCGCTTGCTTGTAGTAGCACTCACACAAGACGCGAGAAGTCGCGGGGCGCAGAAGGTCAATGGACGAATCAGAGACGAGAAAGGCTAGGGAAGAAGAAGTAGCTCCTCCATTGGCCACAGAGCTTCATAGGTAGGCA contains:
- the LOC136533112 gene encoding transcription factor BHLH089-like; this encodes MDMNESGEKGMEGNASSGAAGIPVEWETQFSAAAFSCAPPQQQAQQVPMMDSAFASAGLWASTSQAMALSDVGAMSAARGGGGFLAPVPGFLPQGLGHFPVDSGFIERAARASCFGGGGGGVMAATAGYGAADHQPMNNAFSGSSEALLDHQRKDGNDKGEPELGRNGQDGVLSSEAAGGDCSSKGTSDSKKRRRPNEVMGGDQVQSANLPADSANESVHSKDKGEESSPATTTGPGKSKGKGAKETSESQKEDYIHVRARRGQATNNHSLAERLRREKISERMKLLQDLVPGCSKVTGKAVMLDEIINYVQSLQRQVEFLSMKLATVNPRLDLNIEGLLSKDLLRFPGVPSSSLGFSPEMMHPQLQLSQPGLIQGGAAGMANPDVFRRIMQAQLSAKEGSQMPHALNGSFSDVAQMAYPSLGSQDLSIRPSQDGFQM